CCGCCTGCAGTTCCGCGCCTCCTGACATACCGAAACACTTCATTTAAAGACTGTGCCTAACAATTTTGACATGTCACAGGTCCCTCACAGGTCACCGACAAACTATTTTCACCCAGTCAGCccagaagaggaaactgGAAGATGCCAAACCTGGGGGAAAGCATCTAGCAGCCAATCAGACGTTCACTTTGTGGCACATTCCTGGCGCAGCCCCCGACCTAAAAGGTACCTGACACTCAGTCGAATAACCGGTGTAAATGAGTCGCGTTCAATTTCCGTTAGGACGGCCAAAATGGTTAGGAACGGTCACTTGGTTCATCTTGTTTCACCCAACAAGAACCAGAAAAACCGCACTAACCGCGATCGCCAAAGCTCCTGTGCTAACTTGGGCTATCGACATGGCGCCCGACAGACCGTCACGTTTCATGATCGACATCCAAACAGCTTCCCTGAAAAGAGGTGTCCATGGCAAACCAGACATACAACAAAAAAGTATATTCAACGGGATCAACGGAGTTCGGGTGCGGAGCGCGAACAGTGAATGTCTCACATGCGATATCCCCACGTGGACATCACCAAACTCCTACCAATCAGGAAAGAGAGCGCGCAATGCCAAGATTTCCCAATGAACTAGAAATAGTTCCCGTTCTAACTCACACACATAGCCACGTGTTACGTTTTCCTGCACCGTGTCAAAAATGTTCACCGCTGCGTGTGAGGATAACGACGAGTACTTACGAGAATGGCGCTACTCCGATCCAGTTCCCTGCGGGTTTGTAAACGCAGAAAAGTTGATTCCAGTTTGGGCAACTTGTTGTCCGTGCACACCCGAGGCCAGTAGTGCTGTCCCACATCATCTGGGTGAAGTGGCCGATGGCTCCCCGTCGGTTCCACTCGGTTCCGGGGTACCTAAAAAGACAAAATGCGTCAAGCGTTTGAGAATGTACTTCAATCAAGTTTCGCATCCGATTTCCTCAAAGAACCGAAGTTAATCGGACGGGCGCTTAAGCCCAAAAAAAGATCAACTTGTTGTGGCGGTACCTCTGAAAACTATCGCGCCTCCCGCGAGACGATGATGCATGCCCCTCATGTCTTCAGAGGGTACAGTTAGGATTTCTCGGAAGCAAAGAAGCCGGACCACGTTCACCGAATTAGCGACTGCTTCTGCGCCTAGTTCTCAAGTGTCCGTGTAACATCATCTACTTCTACCACTTGCTGTTTTGCAGCTGGATCTTCTTGCATTTCAGAGAATAGGGTGGAAATCTCACTAAGTTTATCAGCTGACCCCCAGGGATACTCCCCGACACCCTTTAAAACCGCGTGCACGACGAAAAATTCAACGATGTCGATGCGCAGGCGTTGCAGACAAAACACGCAGTAAAGTATGTTGAAGCAAATCAGTGCAGATGACTCCTTGAGAGCGAAAACGTGTACGATTCTTTGCATGCTACGAATCACAGCCAGCTGCTTCTTGGTGCTGATACGCGGGACATATTTCTCGTCCAGCATAACATCCTCTTCACGCTCGCTATGAGGAAACTAAACAACAGTCTTCGGAAAACCCCCTCTAGCGGATACACTGGACAAACTTACTTTCCCTTTAAAAGATTGACCTCGTTGTACCACATCTGCACACCGACTCCGCAGGATGCGTCGTTCGCGAAGAAGATGTTCTCACCCAACTGCAGTACAGCACAGGGAAGGCAACCTTTGTTCACCTGGCACTCCACTTACACAGAGAACCATGTAACTTATTTTCTAAATCTAAGTGAAACATCACAAAACAACACGCATTTCACTCTTTCGTCTGCAGCTTGACCGACACATCCCTGGTCGCCCTCTACACTTaaacacaaaaaacagagcAGGCCCCCTTGGTTGGACTAAGACTGTGCACCATTCTTCCGCGCACGGAACACATATTTTGTGCAGTACTAAGCGGCAGTTCCCGAACAAGCAGTCTATCACTTAGTCACAGCGAGCGTGGTGCACCCACACACATCCTTTTCGATCGGTCTGTACATGCTGCAGTGCTAGGTCTGTTTGAGACTGTGTTTTGCCACTAAGCACCAAACAAAGAAATGACACAGTAACGGATATTCCACACTCGGGCGCTCCACCAATGCAATTGAACCCGTCCCGCCCCCCGCCTGCTGAACACATCATCCGCGGGGGATCGTCGCTACAGGTCAATTTCTTGACATAGCAGGGTGTTCAGGTGaatctcttttcttcgcacGCACTCCAGCTCTACGAGCCTCCTCCGAGTGGGTTTGTGAGGAACAGTTGTCTTCAGCTCGCTTCTTCACAATCTCTAGCACAACTTTACGTGCTGTGTCGTTCGCGACGAGCTCCGGCACTGAAACGTCAAGTCCTGCTGTTCTGAACTTGTTGTGCAACGTGAGACATTCTGGAACGATCACACATTAACACGAGAAATAAAAACAATGATGGGCCGACAAGAAGGCCACCGGGTCGGCGAGTAGAACTTCCGCCTAAAATTCCGCAGTGCTTACAGAATCTAGCCGCACAACTTCCCTCCAACGCGTACCCTTGTTGTATCTACGTGCGTACGAAGGATGTGTGAGCTCGGGTCTCACCCGGTATCCGTGGCACAAATAAACTGCACTAGCCATTGCagtgtatgtatgcatttaCACACTTGTACACACTAACATTTACAGCTCCACGGACGCATAGCACTCTTATAGCATTTTATCCGGTTGTCCGTCCATCCCCTGACTCGAGCCCGGAAGTTGGGTTGCTGGGTTGCGCCTCGACTGCCCGTCACCACCCGCCTTCCGAGGGTATGGCAACCAGCAGGCTCATGAGCACGGGAAGAACCAGCATATGCTTGCACACATATCTCAGTTTTCTGCCTGATTCGGCGGAAGTGCTTGAGAAAGGCCATCGAGTAACAGCTGCGCTGAGTCGACTATGAAGACTTTTCTGAGGCAACCAAAACGTTTCCCCACTGAATCCGGGGCCACCATTAACGCGCGACATTTTAGTCCAAATGCAGTTCTCAGACCAGATGCGTTCGCCTAacgtttcttttccctcAATCGATTCCGAATGTGCAGCTGAATACACAAATGAACCAAACATTCAGCGCCACTGCCACTCTCGGCACGCGTTCACAGGGCAGTCCGACGTAGTGCCACAACAAACGGGGCTTTCTTCCTTACCGTCAGTAACATCCTCGAACGTCGCCCCTGATTGTGTAGTGTCTCTGGATCTCTCGTGTTGAAAGGTCTGCAAGCCGGTCTCCGCTTCTGCGCGTAGAGCAGACTCATGTCGCACGGTTGTGGACTGCACTAACGCACTTGAAGCGACGCACAGAAGCAGTGCGAGAGCTAGGACCGCCTTGTTCGCCATCGCAGCTGTTGGAACATTAGCTGTCCAAGACGACGTAAACACTAAACCTTTATATCAGTCCCGAAAACATAACTTAGGGATGGACCCAGAATTaaaaagaaaaaaccgacgacgaagaacgtCCAGCGTCCAGTATCCGTTTGACAGATGCTGGGTGGCTGCCTCGGAGACAGGCCCTCTACCTAGGGTCCGAATGAAACCCTGACAACAGGGGCCAGCTCGATGGTGGATCTATGGACTTAGACCTCTGTGAAACATGCACTTCAAAAAACGCCACACAAATTTCGTACCCCCCACAAGTATCAAAGTTGGAGCAGACGGACAGCTGAAAGCACGGTCCATCGACTGCTGGTTATAGTCCACAGCGTGGTGGGGTTACGTATTGAGCAGCGCCCCTGGATCGCTAGCCAGGAGGGAGGTGCGGCTGTGAATTCGGCCACGTGCGACGCCAATTTCCGTCTTAGTCCAACGAAAGCGCCGCGTCACtagaagagacacaaaaaagagaaatggGAAACGTGTGCACTGTTGAAGTACCGCCGACACCACTGGAACCGCGAGTGTTTCGTTCTCCTTGGTGAACGAGACAAGATGCCTAGAGATATTTGCTGAGCATACAGGAAATGTTATGGTGTGCGTCCCGTGTCGGTCGGCGCTAGGCCGTCCGCCCGGTTCTTTAAAGTTGTGCCCTGACGCGGCTTTTGGTTTCCAGCCTGATACGCTGCACCGAATCATGAGGACGGTGTTTTGGAATTTATGCGGCATCTGAGATAATGAGAGGCTCCTAAAGTGACTCGTGTGTTCCGGGCTCCCAGCGAACTTAGGCGTTCCGTTGTCGTCGCTTGTTCGCATGCGTGGGGTGAAGCATGCTGAACTGAGTCCATGCGGCTGTGAAAGACTGAAGAACATAACTGGCTCCCGCAGTTTGAGAAGGAAGCACGTTATTTTGTATACTCGTGGCGGAGGGAGGGCTTTGCAGTCGCAATATCTGGATTTAAACGCAAGTGATGAGGTGGGACAGCTCGAAACTACGAGACAGACTCAACAGCATTGTCAATTGACTGAAGATGGACCGTTTGGACCGTTTATGTCACGAAATATGGCCGCCGTCGACGTATTCTCTAGTTACACTCTAAAAAAGGAACGAGATATGATGAAAACAAAGTTGAATAGTCCCTTTCGGTAGTGAGTACCCCGCGAAAAAGACCTTGAGTCGCAGATTATCTATTCGGCCTTGCGGGGAAGCCCACAATTTCTGCAGCCGTACCGAAAAACGTCTGTCCTGAAAGATACACCCTGACTTCCCACGGAAATATCACACTTGTGTATGCATGCTGGACTCATGTCGAAAACCAGTGCCAGATAGGTTTTGTATCTATTCTGGACGAAGTAGGCCAACTATTAAGCAACAGAAGTGGCCTCACGCGAGGGATCGTACAGTGAAACTACAtcacacacaaacagaatTTGAATATAAGATCGGCAACAAAAACTCTAATCtaagctcttcttcttgcatGTCAGAGATGTACAAATATTCATCAAATCAGGCTTGGGGAAATAAGTGGCGTCACGCATTGCTGCGTTGTGCTGTCACACGCGGAAGGCGCATAGGTGGGCTTTTGGCCGGATTCGTCTGTGAATACAAGTCCTCTCGGCTCTCATACAATCGATTTTTCGTCACGAAATGCGAAAAAAACATTGCATTTCTCAGTCGGCATGAACAACTGAATTTACCTTGTTGTGGCAACAGAGGGCACGCACTCGCTGCGTCGTTCCGGCTTTTTTTAGGTGCCGATTTCCTTTTGATGGCAGTGCGTGCTCTCCGCTGTCTGAAGCCTTTCTTGTAAAAGAAATGGGCTCAAGATGTCACAAGTATCGAATAAAAGACCCCCTGAAAGGCACTTTTAGAAGAAGGCTGTAGATGTTGAGCGCTTTCCACATGCTCGCCCGAAAGGATAAGCATTCCATCCTCATCTGCGTTTCCCTATTCATGGCCAAACGCCTTGTTTTTGTGTTCCGAGAGAGGGCTAAATTTTTTAACGTTTCTTATCCACGGGCAGAAGACTCATCAACAcactctttttttcgttggTTGTCGACAGGCGAGGCAACTGCACATGGGTGGTTGTGGCCCACATGGGTTCTGTCTGTCGCCTCAGGAAATTCGTATCGATTTCTTATTAATTTCTCCTCCTTTGCAAGGGCCCATGTACCGGTTGATGCTTTTTATTTAGTCAAAGGTGCCTTCAACAAGCTCCCCCGAAAAGCGGAGAGGACAGCGCATGTAATGCAGTGATTTCCCTTTCGCTGCTCCTCCCCATCTTTCATTTTCTTGCCCGGGAGGAGAAGCATAAAAACGGCGGAATCTGTGCGCTTTTCCTTTGGCTTTTTTACACGTGACTGAATTCCCCATGAAGTCATCCATCTAGGCCTGGACTGGTCTTGGAAACAAGGACACTGGCCTTACTTGCGATCGAGACGGGTCAACGTTCCATCATTGCGCCCGTCCACAAACTTCCATCAAAAAATCAAACCCTGAAACCGTATATTTGGTTTCGAACAGATTCACCGATCCCTCTACGCGTGTCACGTAGATTAATAAATTCTGCATTACCGACTGTACGTGTCGAAATATCCAATAGAAGTTGTGTTTGGTTGGTGGCGATTGCCAGCGAAAGCCACGTCACAAACATACATGCACATTCCCGAAACATATATACTGCAGTTAAACTTCCCCTCACGTCCGAAAATTTATTCTCCGATTACACGCGTAGAATGTCTATCCGGCCAGAATTTCCCCTCGGATATGCGCGCAGCTAACGGTTGTCACTCAAGCTTGAATCCATAACGTCTCAGCGAACCCAACCGTCAGGTGAAATTCATGACCGGAGACCCAAGGTGTGGCAGTATAAGACATTTTCTATAACAGGGACTTCCTGTGTCTCGTTACCGCAGTATTTTGTGGATAGACACCGTTCCCATGAAAGCCAATCTTCAAATTGGTCGAACTCCCTGCTCTGAGGAAACAGGGGAACACATCCGTGAGGGTCCGTACAAGGGCTGCGTTTGCTTACCTTCCTGAGAAACCGACAGAGCACCAGCGGAAACCCCGGCGTGCACAGACGTTTACATGCGGCAAGTATTCGAACTATCCGGCATCTGCAACTTCTGCTCGTGAGATGCAGGAACCACGCGGGCGGCTTGTAAGGCACGCCGATGCGTGCTCAAATGTGAACGCGGGGTTTTCGCGTGGGGAAATCTCAGCGTCCATCCCGTTGCCGCGACAGCACGACGCAAATGGAACGACGATTAAGGACACGTTCTGTACCACCGGAAACACATCCACTGCATCTTCCATGGAGAGATTCACTGGAAATCCCAAAGGCTGCCTAAGGCAGCTCTGTGCAGAAACAGGTGTGGTAACGACACGATGTCGCTGCTGCGAGGAAGATACCGGTAAAAATAAATGCTCGGCACCTTTGGTCTGCTACACACATTCTCCTGCAGACGAGCCTACTGAAAACAACCGGATCAGACATTTCTCAAGTTGCCGGTCATCTGCACCATCTCTCTGTGGAACTTGTTCCCTTCTCTCAATCTGTGGTTTGCTTCTTGAGACTCTGGGAGCTTCAGTTGCCTACGCGGCACTCACAGTTACGTGCAAAGCAATGCGCCGCGAAATCTTGTCTTCACCGCACTGGGCGACGGTGCTAGAACGCGAGGGTTTACTGGCGTGTCTACGCTTTGAACCACGTGGGATTATCAGTGAAAGAAGATCCAAGGGGAAAGTGCGGATTGCGCGGACCCCCGTGGCCGTTCTCAAGGCAGTAAGGACCGCATCGCTAAGGACAACGGAAGGACAACTTCACCACACTGATAATAGACCGGATTCTTTCTGCCGCTCCGTTGTTGAGACAAAGCCTGCGGATGATGGCTCCCGTCACGTGCACAATGAGGTACATGTTTACCCATGcagctctctttctcccacATCCGCATCTTCAATTTCCGGAAACAGAATTGGGGTAGATTCTGTGAATGATACATGGCGaggtttgcatgcagaacatGCAGAACACTCGATATCCACTTCTTGTACGCCTACGCCGgctgtctgttcttctgctgtttctGCCAGCAAAAGTCCCAGAGGCGGCGTACAGTGTCGGCCTTTGAAGGCGGAGGATCATCCGTTCAGCGGATCCACTGTGTCACGTACTGCAAGAACCAGTCGTACTGAAAGCGGACACCCTGCTGTATGTGCGACCTCTCAATCTTCAGGAACTTGCCGCTTAGTGTCCTGTATTCCGCAATCTCCAATAGCCCCTTCTTGTTATGGTTCACCTTCTATTGGTTCTTTCTCGATTCCTTCTTTAGCGGCCTCCTGTCCTTGGTGTAGCCGCTCGCGAGACCCGGAACAATCTCCTCTGTTTACACGCGTGGCTGTTCGAAGTGTCAACCTCGCGAGCGCAAATGCAGAAGTTGACGATGGTGTTCCAGCGTCGATACTCCGAGAAGCATCTCTTCTGCAAGAACTTCGCCTTCAGCTAATTCATGTGAGGCGCCGACAGGATCGAGAGGAAttggaaagaaaaaggcagCACGAGATCACCCGAAGCGCCTACCGCTGTTCTTCGTCTATAGCCCTTACCGCCGTGCCTCCCACGCTTCCTTCTACCTGCCCCGTCTGGCTTCCTTCCcggtcttcgcttcctccgcgAGAGCGGCGACCCCGTTCGGAATGGAACGTCGATCACGACCAAGCCGAATTTCCCTACGGGCCTCTTCACGACAATTCGGGAGATCCTGGGATGGAAACTGCTGGACAAACGACGCAGCTTGGGGATGTCTCCGCGTTGATTCGACGACGTGCAAGAGATGCCCATGAATCGATGAACATTGTTGAGTTTTTCGGCTGTCAAATCGAGGGCAGTACGCTCTACATGATTACTGATTTCTGTGAGAGCAACCTGCGGACATTCTGGGAGGTGCGTATCCACTTTCCGCAATCCACAAATTCAACTACGGCTTTGGCTGTCTACTTGCCCCCGCTTCCCCTGTGTTCGAGAAGTTGTTTCTCAAATTGTCATATTATTTTTTTGTGTATCATTGCACCCCCGGCTCTACAATGCAAGATCCCGCTCTTGGTGTTTCAGAGACTACACCCGCCCATTCATCAAGGTCGACACTCACCGTGTAGTTGCTGTGTCTCGAACCTGTTTCCGTACTGTTTACTCTAGGGCTTAAAAACGACCGGCTTCTTAACTCTCCGCTCCCACACAGCAACTCCTTCACCGCTgtcaagagaggaaacgttTGATGTTTCCACATACCGGATGACCGGCTCACAGAATCGTCGCTCCCTATCCGCCTCCAGCCTCTCTGGCCAGCGTTCCCTAAGCCGCCGTCCTGCCTTTCACGCGAAAGAAATACACCGCGAATTTGTCTGGCGCATTCTCCAGAAGCTCTTACgcggtctctctcgtctgcacAGCCACGGCATTCTCCACCGCAACTTGAAGCCGGAAAATATCCTCATTCGTCCTTGCACTGGAGGCAAAGAAGGCCCTGAGCCTGCGGCCACAGTTACTCGGGAAGGCATGAGATCAAGATTTTCTTCGCGCACAGATTGGCCAATTTCCAAAACCTCAGAACCACTCACAGCGCCAGAGACATCATCTACACCCCGCCTAGTGCAGACGTTCATCCGTGACGGAAACGGGGCCAAAGAACGGACGATTCGCAAGATCGCGAGACACAAGCGTGTTGCCGTTTCGGTTCCTTGTTCACCTGAGGAAAGAGGTATGGCGTAAACAGTTGAGAAATGAAACTAGACGAagacaaacagaaagagatTCGACGACTGCGTGTCTTGCCGCTGAAAGTGGCGCGGCAACCCGGAAGAGAACGTAAAGGAAATTTGCGGtaaaacacagagacgcagcgggTCCAGTTTAgcgtgtctgtctgtgtacGTTGTAAGACTTGGGctgaacaagagaaaagcatAAAAATTTCCAATCAATCATCTAGAAGCTGTAGTCAAAAAATGTACTGGGGGGCATGTTAGTGACCGATACCGTTGACAGTAGAGGAGTGCAAAGAAGGGAAACGAGGCGATCAGACGGAAACAGACATCCGCACCCGATACAGACGGTAGAAGTAAAACTTGACGAGTGTCCCAATGTCCTGCGTCAGAAGCAGCAAGTGGAGACGAGATGGACGAGATTCTTCCGAATGTTGACGTTGAACTGAGTGACTTCGGATTCAGCAGACTGCTGCAGGAAACAAGAGGCGCGTACACGCCCGAAAGTGAGCGATAAAATAGGGTACACACAACCAGCGAAACAgcaaaaaggaagagaaactgtATCAACCGCGGAAACCGCACTCGCCTTTCTTAGCACTATAGAGGAACACTGAGGTCTGTAAGAAGGGGAACTCTTCAACGCCTGCGGTTCTCATCCACACTCTGTCAGTTCAAATGCTTCAAATGATTATTCTTTAGAAATCTTCTGCCCACACAGTCTCGACAGTTAGAGTTCAAGGTGGAAACATATAGAGGCCCTCTGCGCAACAAGAGCACGCAACCAGAGCTCTGGGGGCATCTACGGTGGTGAACCAGAGTCGATGCGTACAGTAGGTATGGTTTTACCAGATTTCTCCGACAAAACAAGGAATCGATGACCGGGAAAACTCCAGGTATAAACTCCTTGACCGCCAGCAGCCGTGTTCCGTTTCCACAGAAGTCGCGTCACGGTACACAATTCTGATCCACTGTTCAGCCTTCCACGTTTTCTCTAAGAACAGAATCAGGTTTATGACCGCCACAAGTTTACTCCTATTCACCATGTAGTCGCCTTGGTACGGACGTCGGTCTCATGCTTCTCCTTCAGATATACTTTACACGGTTTCTCAATCGTCGTGAAGGCGAGAACGGAATGCGTTTCACAGAACAGGGATGTGTACTCGGGAAGATGGCATCAAAAGTATAAACTTTTCCAGGTCCGAATGCACAAATGTGCCAACGTGAAAACGGACCTTTTCAGCGCTGGAGTTTTGCCGTTCTCACGCTCTCAGATCCtaaagacagagagcggtCGTATCGCGAGAGCAGGCGCCTCTTTTATCGCGCTCCAGAGCTCCTACTCATGCGCGGCGACGGCACAGTCGATTCTGCACCCATGTATTCTTTCGGAGTTGACATTTGGTCTGTCGCAATCATCTTCATGGagctcgcgcttcttcgacCCCCCTTTCGAGCAGACTCAGAGATGATCTATCTGTTGCAAGTCAGCATATATGACGACAACGCGTTCTGCACACATCTGTTCAACCTTTTGTATTTGGTCGTGTTCGCAGACATGGAAGTAcccacatatacatatatatatatatatatatacatgtatatttgtaGAAATGCCTCGTATGGTGTTCTGTATATAGCGACTCGGTTTTCAGACGTAGATCGTGGAAACAGAAAGGTACCGTCCAAGCCTCTCTACTGAGATAAAAAGATGAGATGCTTCCATCTGCGTCCTCCCTACACGTGCTCCTGCTTTCCGGCCCCGACGTTCTGTGCCTAAAGCTGTCAGCAACGCGATTCGTTCTCGCTCCTTTATCCCGTTCGACATTCCCACTTTTCAGAGCCCTCGTGATCGTCAGACTCTCATGCACGATCTGGCCGAGATGTATGCAAATCCATGTATAGATCTACGATTTTTACCTGTGTATATGTTTGTAGACCTATATTCATGCATGAATGCATAAGCGCTTGATCGAACTTTGCACTCCAtccgtcttcgtttcttctttgtcgccCTGCGTCGTATTTACGTTTCCATTTCATTTTTCATTGGACCACCGGTGGATGgggggaaaaggaaacgacggAGAAACGGAATGTGCTTTTGTGCCGTCTGCTCGCTTCCGCTCTCCCATGTCGGTGTAtcggtttcttcgtctgtcgctttttGCAGATTTTCCGTCTCCTTGGCACCCCAGTGGACGCACGGACATGGGCGGAAATGTGCGGTTTGCCAGTTCCAGCTGATCCTTCCGCAGAGCACCGGCCTTTTTCAAGACAAAACCCGTTTTTCCCTCGCTTGAGAGTCGAGCATTTCCCCGTCACCCGATCCCCGCCTCTCTACTCGGGGGTTTCTGACATTCCACCGTCGTTCGTTGAGAGAGGTGGCCATGATTCT
This window of the Toxoplasma gondii ME49 chromosome VI, whole genome shotgun sequence genome carries:
- a CDS encoding SCP family extracellular subfamily protein (encoded by transcript TGME49_239890~Signal peptide predicted by SignalP 2.0 HMM (probability 1.000) with cleavage site probability 0.694 at residue 23~Predicted trans-membrane domain (TMHMM2.0):222-245) is translated as MANKAVLALALLLCVASSALVQSTTVRHESALRAEAETGLQTFQHERSRDTTQSGATFEDVTDECLTLHNKFRTAGLDVSVPELVANDTARKVVLEIVKKRAEDNCSSQTHSEEARRAGLGENIFFANDASCGVGVQMWYNEVNLLKGKYPGTEWNRRGAIGHFTQMMWDSTTGLGCARTTSCPNWNQLFCVYKPAGNWIGVAPFSEAVWMSIMKRDGLSGAMSIAQVSTGALAIAVSAVFLVLVG